In one window of Pseudomonadota bacterium DNA:
- the rplM gene encoding 50S ribosomal protein L13, with protein sequence MKMTVSAKPAEVRRDWFLVDATDKTLGRLATEIASRLRGKHKPIYTPHVDTGDYIVVVNAEKIRVTGNKSSDKMYHHHTGYIGGLKTRNFNQMIERAPERVLEIAVKGMLPKGPLGRQMYRKLKVFAGSEHKHEAQQPQPLDI encoded by the coding sequence ATGAAAATGACGGTTTCCGCCAAGCCCGCTGAGGTGCGACGCGACTGGTTCCTGGTCGACGCCACCGACAAGACGCTCGGCCGTCTCGCCACCGAGATCGCCAGCCGATTGCGCGGCAAGCACAAGCCCATCTACACGCCTCACGTGGACACGGGCGACTACATCGTGGTGGTCAACGCGGAGAAGATCCGCGTCACCGGCAACAAGTCCAGCGACAAGATGTATCACCACCACACGGGGTACATCGGTGGCCTGAAGACGCGCAACTTCAACCAGATGATCGAGCGTGCGCCCGAGCGCGTGCTCGAGATCGCGGTGAAGGGCATGCTGCCGAAGGGTCCCCTGGGCCGGCAGATGTATCGCAAGCTGAAGGTATTCGCCGGCAGCGAACACAAGCACGAAGCCCAGCAGCCCCAGCCGCTGGACATCTGA
- a CDS encoding DUF481 domain-containing protein — protein sequence MGRFSGHQSSILRRRAAPILTCLLVGVLSFGAQAQEEEEKGFSGTAKLGFAATTGNADTSSLTAGLGTVYAAGRWRHEFTANALRATADDQDTGESETTAERYQAGYQANWAINDKSYLFGRFNFDRDLFSGFERQITETVGYGRTFIDNGTHLLAGEVGGGATQQKRNDGTDFNQAIARAAVRYTWNFSETGSFNQRFSVEGGSENTLFESVTEVKATLVGNVGLGLSYTLRNNSDVPEGSASTDTFTAVTLQYDF from the coding sequence ATGGGACGCTTCAGCGGGCACCAGTCCAGCATCTTGCGCCGTCGCGCGGCGCCGATTCTTACCTGTCTCCTGGTCGGCGTACTTTCCTTTGGCGCGCAGGCGCAAGAAGAGGAAGAAAAGGGCTTCTCAGGTACTGCGAAGCTGGGTTTCGCGGCCACCACCGGTAACGCCGACACCTCCAGTCTCACGGCTGGACTGGGCACGGTCTACGCCGCTGGGCGGTGGCGTCATGAGTTTACCGCCAATGCCCTGCGGGCCACCGCGGACGACCAGGACACGGGTGAGTCGGAGACCACCGCTGAGCGCTATCAGGCGGGCTACCAGGCGAACTGGGCCATCAACGACAAGAGCTACCTGTTCGGTCGCTTCAACTTCGATCGCGACCTCTTCAGCGGGTTCGAGCGCCAGATCACCGAGACGGTCGGCTACGGGCGCACCTTCATCGATAACGGCACCCACCTCCTGGCCGGTGAGGTCGGTGGCGGTGCCACCCAGCAGAAGCGCAACGACGGCACCGACTTCAACCAGGCCATTGCCCGCGCCGCCGTGCGCTACACCTGGAACTTCAGCGAAACGGGTTCCTTCAACCAGCGGTTTTCCGTGGAGGGTGGAAGCGAGAACACGCTGTTCGAGTCGGTCACGGAAGTGAAGGCGACGCTGGTGGGGAACGTCGGGCTCGGCCTGTCCTACACCCTGCGCAACAACTCCGACGTGCCCGAGGGCTCGGCCTCGACCGACACCTTCACGGCGGTCACGCTTCAATACGACTTCTGA
- the coq7 gene encoding 2-polyprenyl-3-methyl-6-methoxy-1,4-benzoquinone monooxygenase, whose translation MRSHLTLADRLLVLGDRFLRQVAGPTAADATTTPTASGRPVPQGEPADPQFELSAREHELAIRLMRVNHAGEVAAQALYQGQAATARDPQIRAHMVAAGEEERDHLEWCEVRLQELGGATSALAPLWYLGSLAIGATAGASGDRWSLGFVAETERQVEEHLSEHLARLPAGDARSRAILEQMQADEVRHGAEAMAAGGSELPGPVRGVMRQVAKVMTRAAYWI comes from the coding sequence ATGCGCTCACATCTGACCCTGGCCGATCGCCTCCTGGTGCTCGGCGACCGTTTCCTGCGCCAGGTGGCAGGCCCGACCGCCGCCGACGCCACCACCACGCCGACCGCCTCTGGCCGCCCGGTGCCGCAGGGCGAGCCCGCCGATCCCCAGTTCGAACTGAGCGCGAGGGAACACGAACTGGCGATCCGCCTCATGCGCGTGAATCACGCGGGCGAGGTGGCTGCCCAGGCGCTCTACCAAGGTCAGGCCGCCACCGCCCGCGACCCGCAGATTCGCGCTCACATGGTAGCCGCGGGCGAGGAGGAACGGGACCATTTGGAATGGTGCGAGGTGCGACTCCAGGAACTCGGGGGCGCCACCAGTGCGCTCGCACCTTTGTGGTATCTCGGCTCGCTCGCGATCGGCGCCACCGCTGGCGCGAGCGGTGATCGTTGGAGCCTCGGCTTCGTCGCCGAGACGGAACGCCAAGTGGAGGAGCATCTCAGCGAACACCTCGCCCGCCTGCCCGCCGGCGACGCCCGCAGTCGCGCCATCCTCGAGCAGATGCAAGCCGACGAGGTGCGTCACGGCGCCGAAGCGATGGCCGCCGGTGGCAGTGAACTGCCCGGGCCCGTGCGCGGTGTAATGCGTCAGGTCGCCAAGGTGATGACGCGCGCGGCGTACTGGATCTGA